One Keratinibaculum paraultunense genomic window carries:
- the cbiG gene encoding cobalt-precorrin 5A hydrolase, translated as MKIACISFTQKGKEIGEKLVKSSSEYYIIHHFSNDEIDGGIKSILLFLVMEYDGLVFISATGIAVRLMTPYIINKTVDPAVVVVDDEGIFSISLLSGHIGGANKLAQWVGHTIGAIPVITTASDNRGIQSVDLFAIKNNYYMENMEDVKDITAMMVNGDTIGFYSEMDEIIKYDKLLLLDNLKNKNLNVQGVIIVSSQEQIDHPYEKHCKLIPKNINIGIGCRKGIEGSRIIKAINYLLKNLNLSPKGIKTIGTIKVKEHEIGIIEACRYFNCPLKIFTIDEIKKVEQNFSKSQFVKDTIGVYSVSEPSAYLLGGKMLTGKVKINGITLSIAKEAKYG; from the coding sequence ATGAAAATTGCTTGTATATCCTTTACTCAAAAGGGGAAAGAAATAGGGGAAAAATTGGTTAAATCAAGCTCTGAATATTATATAATTCATCATTTTAGTAATGATGAAATAGATGGAGGAATAAAATCTATATTGCTTTTTTTAGTCATGGAATACGATGGGTTAGTATTTATATCAGCTACAGGAATTGCTGTTAGACTTATGACACCCTATATAATAAACAAAACTGTAGATCCTGCTGTAGTAGTGGTGGATGATGAAGGAATATTTTCTATAAGTTTATTATCTGGGCATATTGGTGGTGCTAACAAATTAGCCCAATGGGTAGGACATACTATAGGAGCTATCCCAGTTATTACTACCGCTTCTGATAATAGAGGTATACAATCTGTTGATTTATTTGCAATTAAAAATAATTATTATATGGAGAATATGGAAGATGTAAAGGATATTACAGCTATGATGGTCAATGGAGATACTATAGGATTTTATTCTGAGATGGATGAGATTATAAAATATGATAAATTGTTATTGTTGGACAATTTAAAGAATAAAAATTTAAATGTTCAAGGGGTTATAATAGTAAGTTCACAAGAACAAATAGATCATCCTTATGAAAAACATTGTAAATTAATTCCTAAAAATATCAATATTGGCATAGGGTGTAGGAAAGGTATAGAAGGAAGTAGAATAATCAAAGCTATAAATTATTTATTAAAAAATTTAAACCTTTCCCCTAAAGGTATAAAAACAATAGGTACAATAAAAGTGAAAGAACATGAAATAGGAATAATAGAGGCCTGTAGATATTTTAATTGTCCTTTAAAGATATTTACCATAGATGAAATTAAAAAAGTAGAACAAAATTTTTCTAAATCCCAATTTGTTAAAGATACAATAGGAGTTTATTCTGTATCAGAACCTTCTGCCTATCTATTAGGGGGAAAAATGTTAACAGGCAAGGTAAAGATAAATGGGATAACCTTATCCATAGCAAAGGAGGCAAAGTATGGCTAA
- the cobJ gene encoding precorrin-3B C(17)-methyltransferase produces the protein MAKLYVVGIGPGGRDYMTLKAVETIKDCQVIVGYTPYIEYLEDLVEGKEIYSTGMRGEIERCKLAIQKVKEGKNTAIVSTGDAGLYGMAGPILELKEDIDVEIIPGVTAAFSAASELGSPIMHDFATISLSDLLTPWDIIEKRIEKAAEGDFVIVIYNPRSKGRKEHLKKAVDIMLKYKQKDTPVGIVRNSGRINRKIWLTTLGEIPYEEVDMLSILIIGNTNTYIKDGQMITPRGYDIK, from the coding sequence ATGGCTAAATTATATGTAGTAGGTATTGGTCCAGGAGGTAGAGATTATATGACTTTAAAAGCAGTAGAAACTATAAAAGATTGTCAAGTTATAGTTGGCTACACTCCTTATATAGAGTATTTAGAAGATTTAGTAGAAGGAAAGGAAATATATTCTACAGGCATGAGAGGAGAAATAGAAAGATGTAAATTGGCAATTCAAAAAGTGAAAGAAGGAAAAAATACTGCTATTGTTTCCACAGGAGATGCAGGATTATATGGTATGGCAGGTCCCATTTTAGAATTAAAAGAAGACATAGATGTAGAAATAATTCCAGGGGTTACAGCAGCATTTTCTGCAGCAAGTGAATTGGGCTCACCTATTATGCATGACTTTGCCACTATAAGTTTAAGCGATCTATTAACTCCTTGGGATATAATAGAAAAAAGGATTGAAAAGGCTGCAGAAGGAGATTTTGTAATAGTTATATACAATCCTAGAAGTAAAGGAAGGAAAGAACACTTAAAAAAAGCAGTAGATATAATGCTAAAATACAAACAAAAAGATACGCCAGTAGGCATAGTTAGGAATTCAGGACGTATCAATAGAAAAATTTGGTTAACAACCCTTGGGGAAATACCCTACGAAGAAGTGGATATGTTAAGTATATTAATAATAGGCAATACCAATACCTATATAAAGGATGGGCAAATGATAACACCAAGGGGGTACGATATTAAATGA
- the cbiE gene encoding precorrin-6y C5,15-methyltransferase (decarboxylating) subunit CbiE, with translation MEAIKSYENVVAFGRVSNSLEIIRKDIIKINKIAYIDKLIKEYEHILILASGDPCFYGIVEYLNRQNIVIEKIMPGISSFQYMMAKLGKSWQGANLLSLHGREENLDTIKEHKFSIILTDKDNSPSSISKRLYKMGIEGIIYAGFNLSYEDERIIKVNIGEALEDISPLSVVVVENAMD, from the coding sequence ATGGAAGCTATAAAAAGCTATGAAAATGTAGTAGCTTTTGGAAGAGTTTCCAATTCCTTAGAGATTATCAGAAAGGATATTATAAAAATCAACAAGATAGCTTATATAGATAAACTAATAAAAGAATATGAACATATTTTAATACTTGCATCAGGGGACCCTTGTTTCTATGGAATAGTAGAATATCTTAATAGACAAAATATTGTAATTGAAAAAATAATGCCAGGGATTTCCTCTTTTCAGTATATGATGGCTAAACTAGGTAAAAGTTGGCAAGGAGCAAATCTATTATCTCTCCATGGTAGAGAGGAAAACTTAGACACTATAAAGGAGCATAAATTTTCTATAATTCTTACAGACAAGGATAATAGCCCTTCAAGCATATCTAAAAGATTATACAAAATGGGCATAGAGGGAATAATATATGCAGGTTTCAATCTCTCCTATGAAGATGAGAGAATAATAAAGGTAAATATAGGAGAAGCTTTAGAGGATATTTCACCTTTATCAGTGGTGGTGGTAGAAAATGCGATGGATTAA
- a CDS encoding response regulator transcription factor has product MKILIVDDSRFTQLTTAKLLKAYIDDLEIIFANDGEEGFDKYKGCKPDYVFIDLLMPNVNGQELIKLIKGYDKNSNIFVLSADVQKSVKKDISSYDIIEFINKPFTKEKAELVANLIKGDANV; this is encoded by the coding sequence ATGAAAATACTTATAGTTGATGACTCTAGATTTACTCAATTGACTACAGCGAAACTTTTAAAAGCATATATTGATGATTTAGAAATAATATTTGCTAACGATGGAGAAGAAGGATTTGATAAATATAAAGGATGCAAGCCAGATTATGTATTTATTGATTTACTTATGCCTAATGTAAATGGACAAGAATTGATAAAGTTAATAAAAGGATATGATAAAAATTCAAATATATTTGTTTTATCAGCTGATGTGCAAAAAAGTGTAAAAAAAGATATCAGTTCCTATGATATAATTGAGTTTATAAACAAACCTTTTACAAAAGAGAAAGCAGAATTAGTAGCAAATCTGATAAAAGGTGATGCTAATGTATAA
- a CDS encoding cobyrinate a,c-diamide synthase — protein MKTIMITAPSSNTGKTIITLGIIRALKNRGLDVSAFKTGPDFIDTKCLGLASGKLAGNLDIHMMGENFKHALSMNPGEYGVIEGAMGYFDGIYNDFENSSYDIARKLNINSILIYTPQGEMFSAIPKIKGMVDFLDSNIKGIILNKVRKDIYLLLKEKIEEYVGIQVLGYVENDKNLNIQSRYLGLVQNDKYIKDVIDKISRTIEKTVDIDGLISLMSKGDVANYKYPIKRNIKVAIAYDEAFSFYYSENLKLLENTCQVQYFSPLRDTKVPECDLLYIGGGYPELYKEELSQNLTMLNSIKNMAERGGYIYGEAGGFMYLVEEIEDCSMVGIFKGKAYMKDRLQRFGYVDINLMEDTLLGNKGDILKGQEFHYSVIDIEDKPLYYIKKPKGNRNWKCGYRYKNVLAQYPHIHFLGNMKAFNYLSNKIEKGKEGIYVY, from the coding sequence ATGAAAACCATAATGATAACAGCTCCTTCTAGCAATACAGGGAAAACTATAATTACATTGGGAATAATAAGGGCATTAAAAAATAGGGGATTAGATGTATCTGCTTTTAAAACAGGACCAGATTTTATAGACACTAAATGTTTAGGATTAGCTTCAGGAAAATTAGCAGGAAATTTGGATATTCATATGATGGGAGAAAATTTTAAACATGCTTTATCCATGAACCCAGGAGAATATGGGGTAATAGAAGGAGCGATGGGATATTTTGATGGGATATATAATGATTTTGAAAATTCTAGCTATGATATAGCTAGAAAGTTAAATATAAACTCAATACTGATTTATACACCTCAAGGGGAGATGTTTTCTGCAATTCCTAAGATAAAAGGTATGGTAGATTTTTTGGATTCTAATATAAAAGGGATAATATTGAATAAGGTAAGGAAAGATATATATCTTTTATTGAAGGAAAAAATAGAAGAATATGTTGGAATTCAGGTATTAGGTTATGTAGAAAATGATAAAAATTTAAATATACAAAGTAGATATTTAGGATTAGTACAAAATGACAAATACATAAAGGATGTAATTGATAAAATATCAAGGACTATAGAAAAAACTGTAGATATAGATGGATTAATTTCTTTGATGAGTAAAGGGGATGTAGCTAATTACAAATATCCTATTAAAAGAAATATTAAAGTAGCTATAGCTTATGATGAGGCTTTTTCCTTTTACTATAGTGAAAATTTAAAGTTATTAGAAAACACCTGCCAGGTACAATATTTTTCTCCCCTTAGGGATACTAAAGTTCCTGAATGTGATTTATTATACATTGGTGGAGGATACCCAGAACTATATAAAGAAGAATTATCTCAAAATTTAACTATGTTAAATTCTATTAAAAATATGGCAGAAAGAGGAGGCTATATTTATGGAGAGGCAGGGGGCTTTATGTATTTGGTAGAAGAGATAGAAGATTGTTCCATGGTGGGAATATTTAAAGGAAAAGCCTATATGAAGGATAGGCTTCAAAGGTTTGGATATGTAGATATCAATTTAATGGAAGATACCCTATTAGGCAACAAAGGGGATATTTTAAAGGGACAAGAGTTTCATTATTCTGTTATAGATATAGAGGACAAACCTTTATATTATATTAAAAAGCCAAAGGGAAATAGAAATTGGAAATGTGGATATAGATATAAAAATGTATTAGCTCAATACCCTCATATTCATTTCCTTGGAAATATGAAGGCTTTTAATTATCTATCAAACAAAATAGAAAAGGGCAAGGAGGGTATCTATGTATATTAA
- a CDS encoding precorrin-8X methylmutase, producing the protein MYIKNPMEIENKSMDIIEKAMGNTSFTDKEKMIVKRMIHTTGDLEYRNIIVFKENFVERAIDSIKKGGIIFTDTKMAYMGINKRALSKTQCELKCFIEDERAYTLSKNLDTTRSSIAIDLAVKEGIDMFVIGNAPTALFRLLELVEEEKVNPRFIVGVPVGFVGAEESKEYLREFNIPSISTVGTKGGSNVAASIINALLYMVVER; encoded by the coding sequence ATGTATATTAAAAATCCAATGGAAATAGAAAATAAAAGTATGGACATTATAGAGAAGGCAATGGGCAATACCTCCTTTACTGATAAAGAGAAGATGATAGTCAAAAGGATGATTCATACAACAGGAGATTTGGAATATAGAAATATTATAGTTTTTAAAGAAAATTTTGTTGAAAGGGCTATAGATAGTATAAAAAAAGGAGGTATTATATTTACTGATACTAAAATGGCATATATGGGAATAAACAAAAGAGCCCTATCTAAAACTCAATGTGAATTAAAATGTTTCATAGAGGATGAAAGAGCATATACATTATCTAAAAATTTAGATACCACTCGTTCATCCATAGCTATAGATTTAGCTGTAAAAGAAGGAATAGATATGTTTGTAATAGGGAATGCACCTACCGCTTTATTTAGATTACTAGAATTAGTAGAAGAGGAAAAGGTTAATCCTAGATTTATAGTGGGTGTTCCAGTAGGTTTTGTAGGTGCAGAAGAATCTAAGGAATATTTAAGGGAATTTAATATTCCTTCTATTTCCACTGTAGGTACTAAAGGAGGAAGTAATGTGGCAGCATCTATTATAAATGCCTTATTGTATATGGTGGTGGAAAGATGA
- a CDS encoding TraX family protein, translated as MKYKILDAFTLKLIMVVLMVLDHIAQFIPNSPYWLHWPGRLVAPVFFYLLTEGYKYTSSKQKYMKRLFTWAGMMFIGNIIISFIFKRKIPLYNNILFSMGLGIALLMLLDSGKCKQGKDKFENNLLTLLVLFISLFSEGSWMCTAMVLIFHYLKEDKIKMSLAYIALSCMFIQGGFTYENLFTLNPQWMMVFALPIIFMYNGQRGKNIKYFFYVFYPLHIWILYIIGYLLEKS; from the coding sequence ATGAAATATAAAATACTTGATGCTTTTACTTTAAAATTAATTATGGTAGTACTTATGGTATTAGATCATATTGCTCAATTTATACCCAATAGTCCTTATTGGCTTCATTGGCCTGGTCGATTAGTGGCACCAGTGTTTTTCTACTTATTAACAGAAGGATATAAATATACTAGTAGTAAACAAAAATATATGAAAAGATTATTTACTTGGGCTGGTATGATGTTTATAGGTAATATCATAATTTCCTTTATTTTTAAAAGAAAAATACCTTTATATAATAATATTTTATTTTCTATGGGATTAGGAATAGCACTACTTATGCTTTTAGATAGTGGTAAATGTAAACAAGGAAAAGATAAGTTTGAAAATAATTTATTAACATTATTAGTGCTTTTTATCTCCTTGTTTTCAGAAGGCTCCTGGATGTGCACTGCAATGGTATTGATATTTCATTATTTAAAAGAGGATAAGATAAAGATGTCATTAGCTTATATTGCTCTTTCCTGTATGTTTATTCAAGGGGGTTTTACTTATGAAAATCTATTTACATTAAATCCCCAATGGATGATGGTATTTGCACTGCCTATCATATTTATGTACAATGGTCAAAGGGGAAAGAATATTAAGTATTTTTTCTATGTATTCTATCCCCTTCATATATGGATTTTATATATAATTGGATATTTATTAGAAAAAAGTTAG
- the cbiD gene encoding cobalt-precorrin-5B (C(1))-methyltransferase CbiD, translating to MKLDKYVIKDGKQLRCGYTTGSCAAAAAKAAALMLEIQKIVDYVNIDTPAGMKLKLEINDPCINKNSASCSVTKDGGDDPDVTDGIKIYAKVSRRDDNKITIDGGIGIGRIKRKGLFGEIGEAAINPVPKEMIKKEIRKVSQKGYDVVIYAPQGEEISKKTHNKNIGIEGGISIIGTKGIVYPMSQEALIKTIYMEIDAIEDQYGKDNIILVPGNYGEKIAKSLGFKHSIVQISNYIGDSISYIYNKGFKSITLIGHIGKFSKLSIGIFNTHSSVSDARMEAFIYYLALKGAPKSLLKRINSCITAEEGLNLCIDAGYKDIVQDMERGAEQRIKRYLKDEKYPVKVIIYSIERGVHMG from the coding sequence ATGAAATTAGATAAGTATGTTATTAAAGATGGGAAACAATTAAGATGTGGATATACCACAGGTTCTTGTGCTGCAGCTGCTGCGAAGGCAGCAGCCTTAATGTTGGAGATTCAGAAAATAGTAGATTATGTAAATATAGATACTCCTGCTGGAATGAAACTAAAACTTGAAATAAACGATCCATGTATAAATAAAAATAGTGCATCTTGTTCTGTAACAAAGGATGGAGGAGATGACCCAGATGTAACTGATGGCATAAAAATATATGCAAAGGTAAGTAGACGAGATGATAATAAAATAACTATAGATGGGGGCATAGGTATAGGGAGGATAAAAAGGAAAGGCTTATTTGGTGAAATTGGAGAAGCTGCAATAAACCCAGTTCCTAAAGAAATGATAAAAAAGGAAATAAGGAAAGTATCTCAAAAAGGATATGATGTAGTGATATATGCTCCTCAAGGGGAAGAAATTAGCAAAAAAACCCATAATAAAAACATAGGTATAGAAGGAGGAATATCTATCATAGGAACTAAAGGTATAGTATATCCTATGTCCCAAGAGGCATTAATTAAGACTATATATATGGAAATAGATGCAATAGAAGATCAATATGGCAAAGATAATATAATATTAGTTCCTGGAAACTATGGAGAAAAGATAGCTAAATCATTAGGTTTTAAACATAGTATAGTACAAATTTCAAACTATATTGGAGATAGTATTTCATACATATATAATAAGGGATTTAAATCAATTACTTTGATAGGTCATATAGGAAAGTTTTCAAAACTATCCATAGGTATATTCAATACTCATAGTAGTGTATCAGATGCTAGGATGGAAGCATTCATATATTATTTAGCATTAAAGGGAGCACCTAAAAGTCTATTAAAAAGGATAAATAGCTGTATAACTGCAGAAGAAGGATTAAATTTATGCATTGATGCAGGTTATAAAGATATAGTACAGGATATGGAAAGGGGAGCTGAGCAAAGGATAAAAAGATATTTAAAGGATGAGAAGTATCCTGTTAAAGTAATTATATATTCCATTGAAAGAGGTGTTCATATGGGGTAG
- the cobK gene encoding precorrin-6A reductase, which produces MIWIIGGTSEARELIDKIRDLDDYIVTIATDDGKEFLKGTKFHVGRMDYNNMLDFITQNNVNMIVDLSHPYAKKVTQNAKKAANEKGIKYIRYIRKKALSTPKGIYLNSFEEAYDYIANIKGDVFFTTGSKNIGDFEKIRSKNRFIYRVLPTIESIKICKEHGVNMKDIVAVLGPFSIEYNKAMFKEYNVDYVVMKDSGKEGGTLNKIKACEELDIKPIIIGRDEEEGYHNLDFIEKIIRGNI; this is translated from the coding sequence ATGATATGGATAATAGGAGGTACTAGTGAAGCAAGGGAATTAATTGATAAAATTAGAGATTTAGATGATTATATAGTAACTATAGCTACAGATGATGGAAAGGAATTTTTAAAAGGAACAAAATTTCATGTAGGAAGAATGGATTATAATAATATGCTGGATTTTATTACCCAAAATAATGTAAATATGATAGTGGATCTTTCTCATCCCTATGCTAAGAAGGTTACCCAGAATGCAAAGAAAGCAGCAAATGAAAAGGGAATAAAATACATTAGATATATTAGAAAAAAAGCCTTATCTACTCCAAAAGGCATATATTTAAATAGTTTTGAAGAAGCTTATGACTATATTGCTAATATAAAGGGGGATGTATTTTTTACTACAGGTTCTAAAAATATTGGAGATTTTGAAAAAATACGAAGTAAAAATAGGTTTATATATAGAGTTCTTCCTACAATAGAAAGCATTAAAATATGTAAAGAACATGGTGTAAATATGAAAGATATAGTTGCAGTACTAGGACCTTTTTCCATAGAGTATAATAAGGCAATGTTTAAAGAGTATAATGTGGATTATGTAGTAATGAAGGATAGTGGGAAAGAAGGAGGTACTTTAAATAAAATAAAAGCTTGTGAAGAACTAGATATAAAGCCTATAATAATAGGTAGAGATGAAGAAGAAGGCTATCATAATTTAGATTTTATAGAAAAAATAATAAGGGGGAATATTTAA
- a CDS encoding cysteine-rich small domain-containing protein, whose protein sequence is MENSYRFYRNTACEYFPCHKVKDEENFNCMFCYCPLYFLEECGGNYFDNYGIKDCTNCLIPHSPKGYDYINEKIMEENRKRKK, encoded by the coding sequence ATGGAAAATTCCTATAGATTTTATAGAAATACGGCATGTGAATACTTTCCTTGCCATAAAGTAAAAGATGAAGAAAATTTTAACTGTATGTTTTGCTACTGTCCATTATACTTTTTAGAAGAATGTGGAGGAAATTATTTTGATAACTATGGAATTAAAGATTGTACCAATTGCTTAATACCTCACTCACCTAAGGGCTATGACTATATAAATGAAAAAATAATGGAAGAAAACAGAAAAAGAAAAAAATAG
- the cobI gene encoding precorrin-2 C(20)-methyltransferase: protein MKKLYGIGTGPGDKELLTIKAVKKIQGASVVFAPSNKDKNIALDTVEEYIQYKKVILLDFPMGKVTEKDYINAAQIIYTEIPEGEYGVYLTIGDPMIYSTFIYIMEKLDKNKIQVEIIPGISSFVLGAAQSKIPLTVKGDKFLLMDEFQENMLDNIDTLCILKTMKDKEKILDILENKGFSYAYIKRVSLKDEKILTKKDEIIKDKDYLSFIIGRRKADD, encoded by the coding sequence GTGAAAAAACTATATGGAATAGGAACAGGTCCTGGAGATAAGGAGTTATTGACAATAAAGGCAGTAAAAAAGATTCAAGGGGCTAGTGTAGTATTTGCTCCAAGTAATAAAGATAAAAACATAGCACTAGATACAGTAGAGGAATATATCCAATACAAAAAAGTGATATTATTAGATTTTCCCATGGGAAAAGTTACAGAAAAAGATTATATAAATGCAGCCCAAATAATTTATACTGAAATTCCAGAAGGAGAATATGGAGTGTATTTAACCATAGGAGATCCTATGATATATAGTACCTTTATATACATAATGGAAAAATTAGACAAGAATAAAATTCAAGTAGAAATAATTCCAGGGATATCATCCTTTGTATTAGGGGCAGCTCAATCGAAAATACCTTTAACAGTAAAAGGGGATAAATTTTTATTAATGGATGAATTTCAAGAAAACATGTTAGATAATATAGATACTTTATGTATACTAAAAACTATGAAAGATAAGGAAAAAATATTGGATATATTAGAAAATAAGGGTTTTAGTTATGCATATATAAAAAGAGTAAGTCTAAAAGATGAGAAGATACTTACCAAAAAGGATGAAATAATAAAAGATAAAGATTACCTATCCTTTATTATTGGAAGGAGGAAAGCCGATGATTAG
- the cbiT gene encoding precorrin-6Y C5,15-methyltransferase (decarboxylating) subunit CbiT, giving the protein MRWIKDNEFIRGKVPMTKFNIRILNMAYLSIEKGDRLLDIGAGTGSISIEAALQGAKVWAVEKTQEGVEIIKINKSKFQVEVEVILGEAPEVLPDIKFNKCFLGGSGGKLEGIFNYLEKHLESKGILCGNFITLKNLNKFINLLEIHKYQEIEVHLIQSSYRDDIGLMKGENPIFIVKGVKK; this is encoded by the coding sequence ATGCGATGGATTAAAGATAATGAATTTATACGAGGAAAGGTTCCCATGACAAAATTCAATATTAGAATATTAAATATGGCTTATCTATCTATAGAAAAAGGAGACAGGCTATTGGATATAGGTGCTGGTACAGGAAGTATATCCATAGAAGCAGCTTTACAAGGTGCAAAAGTTTGGGCTGTTGAAAAAACCCAAGAGGGTGTAGAGATTATAAAAATAAATAAATCTAAATTTCAAGTAGAAGTAGAAGTAATACTTGGAGAAGCACCAGAGGTATTACCTGATATTAAATTTAATAAATGTTTCCTAGGAGGTAGTGGAGGAAAACTAGAGGGAATATTTAATTATTTAGAGAAACATTTAGAATCAAAAGGAATATTGTGTGGAAATTTTATCACATTAAAAAATTTAAATAAATTTATTAATTTGTTAGAAATCCATAAATATCAAGAAATAGAAGTCCATTTAATTCAGTCTTCCTATAGGGATGATATAGGGCTTATGAAAGGTGAAAATCCTATATTTATAGTAAAAGGAGTGAAAAAGTGA
- the cobM gene encoding precorrin-4 C(11)-methyltransferase — protein MISFVGAGPGDVDLITVKGRKLLEEADVVIYAGSLVSREHLSFCKPDCNIYNSASMTLEEIVDKMEYAAKKDLKVVRLHSGDPTIYGAIREQMDMLAKKGIEYQVIPGVSSFTAACSSIKREFTLPNVSQTVILTRIEGKTPVPEEEDLELLAKHKASMAIFLSVKNLDRVVEKLKKGYGRDDVPIAVVYKVTWDDEKIIIGTLKDIVEKVQKEGITKTAQILVGDFIEGEYKRSKLYHPSFSHGYREGNR, from the coding sequence ATGATTAGCTTTGTAGGTGCAGGCCCAGGAGATGTGGATTTAATAACTGTAAAAGGAAGAAAGCTTTTGGAAGAAGCAGATGTAGTTATATACGCTGGAAGTTTAGTATCTAGAGAGCATTTATCCTTTTGTAAACCAGATTGTAATATATATAATAGTGCTTCCATGACTTTAGAAGAGATAGTGGACAAGATGGAATATGCAGCAAAGAAAGACCTAAAAGTAGTAAGACTTCATTCAGGAGATCCTACCATATATGGTGCCATTAGAGAACAGATGGATATGCTAGCTAAGAAAGGTATAGAATATCAGGTGATACCTGGCGTTAGTTCCTTTACTGCAGCTTGTTCTTCCATAAAAAGAGAATTTACATTACCTAATGTAAGCCAAACAGTAATACTAACTAGAATAGAAGGCAAAACTCCAGTTCCAGAGGAAGAAGATTTAGAATTATTGGCAAAACATAAAGCTTCTATGGCAATATTTTTATCAGTTAAAAATTTAGATAGAGTAGTAGAAAAACTAAAAAAAGGTTATGGCAGGGATGATGTGCCAATAGCTGTAGTATATAAAGTTACTTGGGATGATGAAAAGATTATAATAGGTACTTTAAAGGATATAGTTGAAAAAGTTCAAAAGGAAGGTATTACAAAAACTGCTCAGATATTAGTGGGGGATTTTATAGAAGGGGAATATAAAAGATCAAAATTATATCATCCTTCTTTTTCCCATGGATATAGGGAGGGTAATAGATGA